The genomic window GTGGTTGGGAGAAGCCTGTTTGAGAGTAAAGGACACTCCTATCTAGCTAGAGATGGAGGGCAGGTGGAATGACCTGTTTATCACAGAGAAAGGGAATTAGGAATTTCAGGTGATGGGACAGTTCCCTCTCTGCACAGTACTTCTGGTCTTCCTTGTCCTTCCAAACTGAAATTCTgagacctttttttcttttgaacacattttatttaatgCATAATGGGGCCAGAGATGCCAGGCAGAGTTTATCCAAGATTTCTTcggtgtactttttttttttttttttggctacttttctgtttttaaacctttcttgctAATTGTAGCTTATTTGGTAaatttttgccttctttctttcaGAACTGCATGATCTATCCTTTGTATGCTGTGTATCTATATAACCCTGTTTCTCTCTTTAATTATGTTTTTAGCGTTCAGAGTGATTAACAATGGCAAAGTAAGTAGGAGAGTATTTATTGAATTGTTGCATTTTCTCCTAGATTCAAACTATTTCGTTTTGCTAGCACTATGCTACTATTTTCTATGGCTCTCTCCAAGGCTATATAAGCTACttgtttaaaaaatccttttatcCTTGAAGGGTCTCTCATttatctatgctatgctaagtcacttcagtcgtgtccaactctgtgtgaccccatagatggcagcccaccaggctcccccgtccttgggattctccaggcaagaacactggagtgggttgccatttccttctccaatgcatgaaagtgaaaagtgaaagtgaagttgctcagtcgtgtctgactctgagcgactccatggactgcagcctaccaggctcctccgtccatgggattttccaggcaagagtactggagttgggtgccattgccttctcctaacagGGATCAAATGACTCAACATGTTGTGCGGGACTGTTGTTTCCCACGGTATTAAACTGGTTTCCAGAGACTCATGTAagcctgctcagttgctaagtcatgtccaattctttgtgaccccatggactgtcgccatctagcctcccctgtccatgggattctccaggcaagaatactggagtgggttgccattttctactccagggatcttcctgacccagggatcaaacctgcatctcctgcattggcaggcggattctttaccactgagcaacctggaaaGCCCCCTGGGACTCATAATGGTCTCTAAATTGTACTGAGATTTTTATTTGATCCTAATAATCAGCTTCTGTAGGCATACTAAATAGTTTATAGAGCAAGGGCTGAAAATTGAATCCTTTCCTacaaagacctgaatagacacaGTGGGCTTCTTGGATGCTGATGTTTAACAAATCCAAAAGAACTATGTAATTTATCTAATAAGTGATCAGGTTTCCTATTTGAAGTAAATAAGTTTGATGTTAGCTTATTAGGATCAAAGACAAAAATATCTCAAGTACCTTAAGTTACAAGATATACACCAATACAATTAAATGGTAAAAGCAATtgctaaataattaaaataatgaagatgGTCGATTTGAATGAAGTCTGTTCACTGTTATTTACATTCTAGTTTAAATGGACTTAGGAGTTAAAACCTTAGAATCTATCTCTGATGCTTTTGGTAAGTTTTCAAACAATCACTTGAGGGAggatttgtctttgacttacatTTCCCCCTACTTTTTAAATCTTAAAGTTTGAGTATGAGGGGAGTTTGTTATGACTTCGTCATAAACTTTGTTGTGAGTCTTTAAAATTCAGGTTGCGTTCCTTTCTCAAGTCATAATATTGAAATGGAAGGTATCAGTCTGTAGTTTCCAACTTGATGCATTCTCTGTGCATGTTTCTAGTTATAAAAAGTGTTCTGAAAGCCTCAAACTGAATTAACTCtagattgcttttattttaaaagtaagtttaTAGGCCATATAGTACATCTGGAAAGGAAAACGTAGAATCATGAGAGCACACCTTTTAAGAAGTTGTTACAGATGAACTAGGTCCTAGTGTCGGTAGAGCTGGCTAAGGCTTTGTGTTTGCTGAATGCTGATATCTACTGCAGCTACTAAATTAAATTCTGATGCAGGAGAGAAGTCAGCCAGACAGGGGCACTGTTGCCTAAAAAGTTAACTGCAGAAAGGGCTACAGCCTTCTTTTACCATGAAGTGTTTCACCTTAAGGCTTTTTATTGAAGGCACACTTTAAACAAATAAATTCTTTTCCAAAACTGATCTTGAGTTGCTCCAATTTGTCAGTCTATACAAAAATTTGATGACTAAGCTGTACATTAAGGCCGAGTTAAAGCCAAAAACAATTATTCAGCCTGAACTCAATTATGTGTATAGTTAAACAGTTTTCGAGTGTTTGTCAGATTCTTAGGTGATGTGAGTGTGGACCATCACCCAGGAAGGTTAAGTGCCACTTTTTGGATATTAGTTTTAAACAGCTTTACATATTTTGTGATGTTTGTCTTCATGGCTTCCCTAGGTCGCAGATATCAAGAAAGTCAACAACTTCATCAGAGAACAAGACTTATATGCTTTAAAATCTATTAAGATTCCAGTGAAAAACCACGGCATCCTAACAGAGACCCACAAAGAACTTAGACCCCTCCTGAACTCATCCTCAGAGACCAGAGTGACCTTCGAGGAGCAGCCAGACCCACACAGAGCAGCTGTCAATGCTAGTGCCTCATCTAGCTCACTGACGGATTTCTTTAAGGGCATTGATCAGAATATTGAACATGCAGTTCAGTCAGAAATCTTTTtgagtgaaagttactccatagAGACCTCCagtcagccactgcttcctgCTCCTCCGAAGATACCAACAAATGGTGCAGACTGTGGAATTCAGTGGTGGAATGCTGTTTTTATCATGCTTCTAATTGGAGTTGTTTTACCAGTGTTTTATTTggtctattttaaaatacaagcTACTAGTGAGACCCCTAGTATCTTGAATACAACTGCTATCCCTAATGGCTCCATGGCAGGGAATGCAGTTCCAGGGCAAGCCCCCAGATTAGCAATTCCAATGCCAACCATCCCCTCTTCAGACAGCCAGTTCAGTCAGACCACCCACGGGGGGAACTAGCTCTTGTTTCTAAGGAATCAGGCCAGCTATAGCACTTGGGCTTCTGCTAATGTTGGCCATATCTTAgcatgctgctttttttttttttctgtgacataTGGACAGATTTCAGAAGTCACCATCATGTTCTCAGTCACATTCATCATGGGGAGTGGACTCATCCAAGCCTGTGGGAGCCAAAACATCAGCATTCTCAGCCTCTTTTACATCCAGAGAAGAGCGACAGGAGAGACGTTTGCACACGGCAAATGCTGCTCCTTGAAGGCATTTAGTGGACTGGACTCGTGTGTCTTCACAATAGCACTGTAGGCCCTCAAGTTGGACATGCTTGGAGGGAGATGAATGGCCTTGGCAGACGGACCTGCGTATGGGAGACCCTGGTGTCAGCTTTGTTTGTCTGTGTGTTGCTTTGTCCCCTGCCTATTGTGGAGGGATGACTGGCTCTGAAAAATGATGTTTTGTATATCTCCCCAGCAAAAACGGTATGCAATAATGAGATGTCACCCTGTTTCAGGGCGTGATACATTAGAGTTGTAACAAGCCCTGCTTCACATTTACACCCAGATAGCTTTTTTATGTCATATCTAGAATTTTGAAAGCCCTAAATCTAAACTGCTGTAGTATTGAGTAAGTAGCAGTTCTGTTCCTCATAATTTTAGAGCTCCTTAATCTGACACACAGGCACATTTTAAGCTCTTCCTGCGCAGCCGGCACTTCCTGGCCGGAACATTTGAAGGCCGTGGCCCAGTTTCACCTGAGGACCTTTTCCATAGTGATTGCTAACTGGATTCCCCAAGTCAGCATCCTTGGAAGGAGCTCTTTCTGATCTGTGTCGAGTGGAGTAGGTAAGGGAGAAACATGAGTGCCTTATCACCCAGGTCCCAACATGTGACATGTGctcaaaagaaaaacaggtttcaGAATTTCAGTTTGGAAGGACAAGGAAGACCAGAAGTACTGTGCAGAGAGGGAACTGTCCCATCACCTGAAATTCCTAATTCCCTTTCTCTGTTTTGAACAGGTCATTCCACCTGCCCTCCATCTCTAGCTAGATAGGAGTGTCCTTTACTCTAGAACAGGCTTCTGCCAACCACTTCTGGGGGTCAGGAAGAGGTAGGAAGGGTCCCCAC from Bos taurus isolate L1 Dominette 01449 registration number 42190680 breed Hereford chromosome 21, ARS-UCD2.0, whole genome shotgun sequence includes these protein-coding regions:
- the LYSMD4 gene encoding lysM and putative peptidoglycan-binding domain-containing protein 4 isoform X1 translates to MRQKEVITKTFQSPAVVCRTPTSHVYMFENGVEDSEDSSEEESHRVALRPRGKEGQKKGAHHPHRPGAGDVVLLQRELTQGDSLNKLALQYGCKVADIKKVNNFIREQDLYALKSIKIPVKNHGILTETHKELRPLLNSSSETRVTFEEQPDPHRAAVNASASSSSLTDFFKGIDQNIEHAVQSEIFLSESYSIETSSQPLLPAPPKIPTNGADCGIQWWNAVFIMLLIGVVLPVFYLVYFKIQATSETPSILNTTAIPNGSMAGNAVPGQAPRLAIPMPTIPSSDSQFSQTTHGGN